The sequence below is a genomic window from Phoenix dactylifera cultivar Barhee BC4 chromosome 8, palm_55x_up_171113_PBpolish2nd_filt_p, whole genome shotgun sequence.
TCAAATGATGTGGATCTCAATCTATATTGTAGATAATGAAAGGTTTCAACGAAGTGATCACACATGCCATCAGTAATAGATTTACACAGGTCGTACTTTTCAGGTACCCATGACACCAACGTGTATGACATTGGTTTGGATTGCTTGATTTCTTGGAACATGACTGACATCCTTTCTTTAGAGCATGGCATTCAAAAAATCACTCAGTATGACAATAACTACGTAGTTTCCCACTTGCCGAAGCAGTTGCCATTCGACAATAGTTCTCCATTGAATCTAATGTTGTCGTGTTGAACTCAATCTAAATGGATATGTAATTCTGGTAAGCTACCATCTTTTGCTAAAACAATATCATCAGATAATAAAATTATCTATACTTTGATTGCTGCTGCATTATTTTGTGAAGGACGATGCGGTCGTGCATAGCGTCGTATTTTGAACAAGGATTGGAGTGCATTTCTTGCAAGACTCTACTTGCCAATGTATTATGCACGCGAgagaaattatgttttaatctgtCCTTGTTTAGTTTCTATGCACATTAAGCTAGCCTCCTTTAGCAAGAACGCACAATTTTAAGCTTTCAACATATACATTTTGTCAAACGTAGATTAATATTTCAAATAGATTATCAGAAAGAAGGGGGTATAgactaaaaagaaaagaacagaaAATACGCAAACAAGCGCGAGGAATTATGCTTTAACTTGTTCATGCTTATCCACAATAAACTAGCCGGCCCCTTCAAGGAAGAAACTAAATATACGGTACTTGTCCGGAAAGGAgcaaatcaaaagattaaaaggGGAAAAGTCTCCATACTAATCCTACGTTTTTCTTTGCCTGCATATGATAATAGATAAATAAACCTAGTAGCCTAAGTAGATGCTATTAATTAGAggggggaaaagagagagagagagagagagagagagagagagatgtagaGTCTAGCTTCTTCAAAGGAACATGAGAGAGACGGGTAAGATTGTTCCATCTTTCTCTAAAAAGTTTCCACTGACCAaagttgatctttgaaaatttgAATGCCTCGATCTCTCTCGTGGGGAATGGCTACCTAACCTCGTGTTCGAAGGACCGGCAGAGCAGAACACGAGAATTCAGAAAGTGGCCAACCCAATTGCATAAAACAAAACACACCGCTTTAGGCTCATCAATCATGGAGCCCCAGATCTATCATATAATACAAGGTTTTTCCATGGGATCGATGCCTTTTTCTCATCAACTCACCTTGGTCCACATCCAAAGCAATCGGACTTCGTGTAGTAGTAAAACGTGTGCCGAACCGCAGGACGGCCATAGTATTCATGCGCGCGTTACGGCTGTACCTGAACTCGCCGCTTCGTTTGATGTCACGGTGGTGAAGACGTTGACCAtgaattttttagatgcttgcagAGAAAgctagatattttttttatacaatgGCCCCACCCACTAAATAATACTAAATATGTATAagtgaattaaaaaaaatagcgaAGCGTGAAAAAAAGACCACTtgattctaaaaataaaaaaaaatcaaaatgatgGAGGCGACTCGGTCGGCAGCACTGTTCTTCTCCGATAGATATAGGAGTCCGAAAGAAGCTGCACTCTCTCGATAGCCCACATATATCACGGAGCAACTCCGATCCGCCAATATCATTTTACCGGCCTCAAATTCTTTTGATCATTATAGTCGAGTCTCTTTCAAGATGAATGCAGTCCGCGTCCAGAACAAACATCACATATATCATACCCTCTCACGCAGTTCTTAATTCTGCTCCAATGATAGTAATTAATGTCGAAGATACGTTAGCCTCCGGCTGTCACAAGTCTAGCGTTATGGTATCTGATAACAATGCTAGAATATCTTTTCTCTAATTAGAAAAACCTAAATCTGGCCTAGACTAGGGTTATGATTAAGATAATATTAAACcggtttctcaatttttttggtacataaaCTATTTTCCTAATAGTCTGGAAGAATATATTAAATTCATGCAAATTTTAagggtttgatttttttttcgtttCATTTTCTATTAGATCCAAATGGTAAAGTTAGATCCTAAGTGATTTGGTTTTGTTCCCACGAGAATCATACCTCGCCAAAAACTATATTTGGCCCTCAACAAAGTAACAAACACCACGTCGTCATTCCCTGAATGAACCACTACGAGGCGCATAGCTAGCGCTGCCTCTACCGCGTAACACGTGTCCAATGTGGCTTAATGGAGAAGAGATGAAAGGCTGAGAGCTGGCAGCCAGCTGGCACACACATGTTCCATCGTCATGTAATGATCACACGTGTGAATATCCTTACCCCCGTTCCCTCTCACGCGCACCATGAAACCAAAACCCGTCTCTGTTAAGAATGCTATTTTTGGTTCGGATCCATATCCCAACCTTATCCACATGCAAAAACATACGTGTGAACTGCCTCCTTGGAAAGAGGGCGCGAACCCAACCGCCCACGATCCTCTCTCCCGCCATCCTCTCCCGCGTCAACATGTAACCTTCCCTCCAACTCCCTTTTACCAACGGCCTCCCCCTACAAACCCTGCAATCCCGCCACCACATCACGCTTACCCTTTCTTTTTGTCAACGGTCAATTTGGCTGGCTCCTGCCCTCCTCCCTCCCTTCTATATATCCTCCCCCACCAACCCCAAATAAAGCATTCCTTCCAGCTCAAAAATAaacaccaccacctcctcctccccttccttcatccattatCATCATCCCTTCTCCTTCCATCCTTCTCTCTTCCTTGAATCCTTTTGAATTCTATTTTCATCATGAGCCCTTCGTCGCGAGAGATCAGCGGCCCCCGCCCGGCTTCTCTCAAGATCCACAAGGACTCCCACCTTATCCACAAGCAatcctcctcctcatcatcatcatcctcctcctccaccaccaccaccacctcctcctccagcacccaccaccaccaccagcgCCACCACCCCGTCATCATCTACACACACTCCCCCAAGATCATCCACACGCAGGCCCGCGACTTCATGGCCCTGGTCCAGAAGCTGACCGGCCTCTCCCACTCCACCGACGACAACGACGacgctgccgccgccgccgccgcaaaCAATCCCCCTCCCCCGCCATCCAACATTACACGCAAGAACGCCGACACCGTCCATGCGGCTACCGACGACTCGTCGTCATCGTCCGAGAACTACAGCATCGCCGGGGACGTCGTCCACCACGTCGGCTGCTCCTCGCTGCCATGTGCCGCTGCCATGTCGCCGCTTGGCTTCGACCCTTCACCACCGTCTAACCCGTTTCTGTCGGAGATCCCGCTCTTCACGCCCAACTCCTCGGACTTCTTCTGCCCGCCGAGGTCCTTCTACAGATACCCGGAGTCGGCGGTGTTCTCGCCGTCCATTCCGAACATGGGCGGCGCCATCTCGCCTTCCATGATGGAGGCCATGAAGGCATTCCCGGAGTACTGATGAGACCGGCAGGAGGcctgattttcattgattggtAATAATTCTTCTAGTTTCGTTTGTTTTGGTTGGGTGATCCTATGAGCTCAGGAAGCGGGGCAAATGTGAATAATATGATTCAATTCATTCGTTGTTGGACTCCTTGCAATTGGAGGTTGGAGGCCTGCATCTAGTTTTCATTTTCTTGTTCTTGTAATAAAATGGATTTTGGAATGCTTCTTCGTTGCTTCTTTTTTTGTCATCAAAATCCGAACAAGCTTAAGAGATCAGACTTGTTTACAATCAAGAAGTTTGCATGGCAAGGCAGTTCGCTGACGTAATGCAGTTCATACTAAGGCATTAATGCAGGGCAAATAACGAACACGAAAAACTGATCATTCCCATGGAAAATAAAACATGAATGCAAGTAGATCAGAATACAGGACGTTCATACCACCAGGCAACTGAAACTTAATTGCACTCTCGATAAATTAGAAATTATGCATGAATATGATGGGAGCTCTATATAACAAAAACTTCGGGATATAACCAAGAATAGAATAGTTGCTAAAACATAGATGGATAACACACACAATAAAAAATAGAGTTAGGCCATGAATCATTGCAAATAGCATCAAATAAAATCCACTCCATGATCCGTATAGATTAGAGAACACTTCAACAAGGACGTTCCGAAAATTATTGCATTTAAAATGGCCCTAGTCAAATACTCCATATATAAACTTTCCGAaagcaatttaattaaaaagATCCTTCAGAAAGTTTGCAGAATTTACTTCCTTGTCTCTAAATGAAATGTATTTTGGAACCAACCATTAATATGCATGTGGAACGTTAATATCTTCAGATATTGGAAATTCTTTCATGAAAATCGAAAGTAATGATAAAATATGGTACTTGTTTACTTTACAAGTAATTTATTTCGCTTTTTGAGAAGGGCGGAGGCCAATTCGATATCCAATCAGGGATTATTATTCCCAGTAGAGTTACAATTTAGTGGTCAagtaaaacagaaggaaaagtttcttttctttcggaaaaggcatatatatatatatatgtcgaaAGCCGGTGCGGAACACCACGGTGGAGTGGAATTTCGATGTCGACCACCTAATTAGAGCACAAGGTCATATGTGAGGAAGAACTTTCATTAATGGCGGATTCCGAAATTCTCGGAATAAGTTGAAGGACGCAGAAACCACAGCTTTCAAAAGAGAATCATGCAGTAGTTGTGTCGGTGATTGGAGTACAGACTGCACGTCCATATCATTGAATTGCTTTCCGGAGTTTTGAATTAGTGAAATCTTTCTAAAGCACTGATTCTCCCAAGTGGAGTCAAATGCTCGGTGGAGTTGAAACCCAAGCATCTGCATTAAATagtaaaaaaactatttttatattaaaatctaacaaaaaataaatgacaAATAATGGATAAAGCTAGGAAAATTAAAATCCTATCAAATTGTTGTAAGTCAGATTATGCAGCCCACTTTTAGGAATCATACTACAGTCGCTGCATCACCAACTCAAGGCCTTTTTAGATTAACGCAGATtctaatatcaaaaaaaaaaaaaagaattcaatCAATAAACAGGTTAAGCCAGCTTCCCGCATGCCATAAAAGTTTGTTTCATATATGCGCGAAAGCTCATCCCCTACCCTGAAATCTCTGACGTTCCTCAAAAGTGATTGCAAATGACTGGAGAACATACGTAGAAACCAAAATACCTGCGTTAGGGCATGGGAGAGGGTATGGAGGAAAATGGAAAGCACTCCTGAAAGCTCCAGTAGCACCAGAAAATTAGAAATATAGGATGGTGCGTTTCATAAAGAGCAGCAGCCATCATGGGATGAGACCATGAAACTTTTTGAGCAGTCTACGGCCGCCATTAGTAATTGTTTTCATGGCATGAGCTCAAGAAGGACGAGGATGGTTAAAAAGATGCCTCTGGTAACTGCAATGTCATATAAGCTGAATACAGTAATGTGAATCGAAAATGTCTTTTTGTTATTTGTCTTCTTATTTCCATGCCTTGTACGTTGGGGTGTTGATGTAGGTAATCagaaaaaaatcttatttatGGATACATGAAACAATTAAGCATACATGATTATATACAAGGTCACTTCCTCTTTTTATCTTCTTGGTCCCGTTCAAGTACTACAGGAGCAGCTGGTATGCTGAACCACCACTCTCTTATTCTCCTTGTCCACCTCTCTGTACTAGACCTTCTTGGAGGCGAGTTTCTTGTGAATGTCTCCAGAAATATCATTAAGATGATAAGTTTACCAGGTAGAAAGGCTACAGCCAAGGCCATTAGAACAAGCACCAGTATAGCTCTGTCTGTTGCCTGCCTCACATATGAATAAACAGTTACATATAAGAATTTGACATTtaaatgcatgcatatatgGGAAAAAAGGGCAACATCTATTAAAGAGACTATTGTCTCACTCAGTTCTTATAATCCAACAAAAGCTTAAGAACTTATGTTTGCATGTGCATATACTCCTCTAGGTGACGCTGTGTTGAATTCGTTACATAATTGGCAAACATATGCACTGTAAGATCCAACCAACAACTAGCTACTAGATGAAAATAACCTTCTATCACATGGATGAACCTGTTAAAGCACTGTGAAGTGGCTGTGGACAGAGACATCGTCTCAGATCAAGCTAACCAATAATGTGACGACGTGAAATTCAATAAACTTGGGGGTTCACTTGGTGATTCACTAATTTAGATAACGTGAGTTTCAAGATCCAGGTATTAAATGTGGTGTTACTTGAACTGTAATATCATCCATCACAAAAGAATGAGAGGTAATTGAAAGAACTTTTTTGGTATAAGAAAAGACGAACTTGAACTGTGTCATCCTGATAATTCAGTATATTTGTAACATGCACCAGATCCAAAGATATGTTCTGTATATTCCTATATATGTGTGCATGCCCATGCATTTACACTTATATAATGATAGACAAGAAAGGGGACACCTCTCTCACCTTCGAGCTCAATACAAGTAGTGAAACATAAAAAGGAAAGAGTGCAAGTACCCAGCAATGCGGCTAAATGGAAAAGTCAGGAAGGATTAAAGAAGATAGCGTCTCCCTCACACTAATGACTAATCACATACAGTCTGAATAACTTCCTACTAAAACCCCTGTACTAATGAGATGAAATATTTCCATGATCTTAGCtccaaatttaaattatttatccaGGCATGCACGCACACACGCACAATGAAAAAATATCAGAGATATGTTGGTACAGAAGGTAAAGAAGAATAACCTGAGAAGGCACAGCGAGTAACAAGGCTCGTAACTTTAagagaatgatattcccatcctGGACCAGCTCCTCAACTTGGGAAATAGCATTTTGAACAGCCAAGAGCTGCTCCATAGTATTCATTGCCGGAGGGGCCATCACCTTAATATGATTGATTGGCCGGCCTTGACTACAAAATCTAGTAAGCAGCATGAAGATTGCAATAAAGAGAAGCACCACAACCAGCACATAACCTAGCCATCCCCTGCATTCGTTCATATTGACAGTATGAAAGAGCCATGACATGAATTAATAATAATgcatatgaaaaagaaaatattctaaataagcaaaatatTCTTTTATGAACCAGTCAAAAGCAAAGTTCCATTCATGAAATTAGAGGACAAACTACACAATAATAAATGAATGAAGAACTAGCAAGGAAGCATCTTCCTGCAAAGCACAGCATATGACTCAATGTGAGGACTCAAGTACTAATGACATGGATATTGCAAGAGCTGCAACAGAAGTGTTTCTTTTGAAAGAATTCCAGATTAGCAAGCTCCTAGTTTGAAGTTCCAAAACACTGAGAATACAAATTTTAGTCTTGCAAAATATCATCATTTATAATCACAACATAATGCCTACCACCATGCCACCTGATAAAAGCAGCATCTAAAACTCCTCCAATATTATAATGTATTTTAATACCATTATGGCTTCTATGCTTCCACTGAATTCTCAAAAGTATTTGTCCCTCTCATATGTCAGCAGTGTCTACTTTTGTGTGTAAAGAGAGCTGGGCATGGGTGTGTGCATATGCATTCACGCATGTCTGCAGGTGCGTGCATGCATGTGACTTGGTATTTTTAA
It includes:
- the LOC103712926 gene encoding VQ motif-containing protein 8, chloroplastic-like — encoded protein: MSPSSREISGPRPASLKIHKDSHLIHKQSSSSSSSSSSSTTTTTSSSSTHHHHQRHHPVIIYTHSPKIIHTQARDFMALVQKLTGLSHSTDDNDDAAAAAAANNPPPPPSNITRKNADTVHAATDDSSSSSENYSIAGDVVHHVGCSSLPCAAAMSPLGFDPSPPSNPFLSEIPLFTPNSSDFFCPPRSFYRYPESAVFSPSIPNMGGAISPSMMEAMKAFPEY